One genomic region from Cydia pomonella isolate Wapato2018A chromosome 4, ilCydPomo1, whole genome shotgun sequence encodes:
- the LOC133517155 gene encoding troponin I isoform X11 encodes MADDDAKKAKQAEIDRKRAEVRKRMEEASKAKKAKKGFMTPERKKKLRLLLRKKAAEELKKEQERKAAERRRIIEERCGKPKNIEDANEALLKRIIQEYYDRMYVCEGQKWDLEHEVRKRDYEISDLNSQVNDLRGKFVKPTLKKVSKYENKFAKLQKKAAEFNFRNQLKVVKKKEFTLEEEDKEKKPDWSKGKPGDQKVKEEEVEA; translated from the exons ATGGCGGATGATGAT GCGAAGAAGGCCAAACAGGCCGAGATCGACCGCAAGCGCGCGGAGGTGCGCAAGCGCATGGAGGAAGCTTCTAAGGCCAAGAAGGCGAAGAAGGGTTTCATGACCCCCGAAAGGAAGAAGAAGCTCAGG TTGCTGCTGCGTAAAAAAGCCGCAGAGGAACTGAAGAAGGAACAGGAGCGCAAAGCGGCCGAGAGGAGGCGCATCATTGAGGAGAGGTGTGGTAAACCCAAGAACATTGAAGATGCAAACGAAG CATTGCTCAAGAGAATAATACAGGAGTATTATGACCGCATGTATGTGTGTGAGGGCCAGAAGTGGGATTTGGAACATGAAGTCAGGAAAAGAGATTATGAG ATCTCCGACCTGAACTCCCAAGTCAATGACCTCAGAGGAAAATT CGTTAAACCTACACTCAAGAAGGTGTCCAAATACGAGAACAAATTCGCCAAGCTCCAGAAGAAGGCCGCCGAATTCAACTTCCGTAACCAGTTGAAGGTTGTCAAAAAGAAGGAGTTCACCCTTGAAGAAGAAGACAAAGAG aaaaaacCAGACTGGTCCAAGGGAAAACCCGGCGATCAGAAGGTAAAAGAGGAAGAGGTTGAGGCATGA
- the LOC133517155 gene encoding troponin I isoform X13: MADDDAKKAKQAEIDRKRAEVRKRMEEASKAKKAKKGFMTPERKKKLRLLLRKKAAEELKKEQERKAAERRRIIEERCGKPKNIEDANEAELQTICQMYWHRIYNLEGDKYELERAIEIRKMEISDLNSQVNDLRGKFVKPTLKKVSKYENKFAKLQKKAAEFNFRNQLKVVKKKEFTLEEEDKEKKPDWSKGKPGDQKVKEEEVEA; the protein is encoded by the exons ATGGCGGATGATGAT GCGAAGAAGGCCAAACAGGCCGAGATCGACCGCAAGCGCGCGGAGGTGCGCAAGCGCATGGAGGAAGCTTCTAAGGCCAAGAAGGCGAAGAAGGGTTTCATGACCCCCGAAAGGAAGAAGAAGCTCAGG TTGCTGCTGCGTAAAAAAGCCGCAGAGGAACTGAAGAAGGAACAGGAGCGCAAAGCGGCCGAGAGGAGGCGCATCATTGAGGAGAGGTGTGGTAAACCCAAGAACATTGAAGATGCAAACGAAG CGGAACTGCAGACGATATGTCAAATGTACTGGCACAGAATATACAACCTTGAGGGGGATAAATATGAACTAGAACGAGCCATTGAAATTAGGAAAATGGAG ATCTCCGACCTGAACTCCCAAGTCAATGACCTCAGAGGAAAATT CGTTAAACCTACACTCAAGAAGGTGTCCAAATACGAGAACAAATTCGCCAAGCTCCAGAAGAAGGCCGCCGAATTCAACTTCCGTAACCAGTTGAAGGTTGTCAAAAAGAAGGAGTTCACCCTTGAAGAAGAAGACAAAGAG aaaaaacCAGACTGGTCCAAGGGAAAACCCGGCGATCAGAAGGTAAAAGAGGAAGAGGTTGAGGCATGA
- the LOC133517155 gene encoding troponin I isoform X12 — MADDDAKKAKQAEIDRKRAEVRKRMEEASKAKKAKKGFMTPERKKKLRLLLRKKAAEELKKEQERKAAERRRIIEERCGKPKNIEDANEDDLRRICKEHHDRINRLEDQKYDLEYIVKRKDIEISDLNSQVNDLRGKFVKPTLKKVSKYENKFAKLQKKAAEFNFRNQLKVVKKKEFTLEEEDKEKKPDWSKGKPGDQKVKEEEVEA, encoded by the exons ATGGCGGATGATGAT GCGAAGAAGGCCAAACAGGCCGAGATCGACCGCAAGCGCGCGGAGGTGCGCAAGCGCATGGAGGAAGCTTCTAAGGCCAAGAAGGCGAAGAAGGGTTTCATGACCCCCGAAAGGAAGAAGAAGCTCAGG TTGCTGCTGCGTAAAAAAGCCGCAGAGGAACTGAAGAAGGAACAGGAGCGCAAAGCGGCCGAGAGGAGGCGCATCATTGAGGAGAGGTGTGGTAAACCCAAGAACATTGAAGATGCAAACGAAG ATGATCTTAGGAGGATTTGCAAAGAACATCACGATCGCATCAATCGCCTTGAAGACCAAAAGTATGACCTGGAATACATCGTTAAAAGAAAAGATATCGAG ATCTCCGACCTGAACTCCCAAGTCAATGACCTCAGAGGAAAATT CGTTAAACCTACACTCAAGAAGGTGTCCAAATACGAGAACAAATTCGCCAAGCTCCAGAAGAAGGCCGCCGAATTCAACTTCCGTAACCAGTTGAAGGTTGTCAAAAAGAAGGAGTTCACCCTTGAAGAAGAAGACAAAGAG aaaaaacCAGACTGGTCCAAGGGAAAACCCGGCGATCAGAAGGTAAAAGAGGAAGAGGTTGAGGCATGA
- the LOC133517155 gene encoding troponin I isoform X10: MADDDKKRLEEAKKAKQAEIDRKRAEVRKRMEEASKAKKAKKGFMTPERKKKLRLLLRKKAAEELKKEQERKAAERRRIIEERCGKPKNIEDANEDDLRRICKEHHDRINRLEDQKYDLEYIVKRKDIEISDLNSQVNDLRGKFVKPTLKKVSKYENKFAKLQKKAAEFNFRNQLKVVKKKEFTLEEEDKEKKPDWSKGKPGDQKVKEEEVEA, translated from the exons ATGGCGGATGATGAT aAAAAGCGTCTCGAGGAG GCGAAGAAGGCCAAACAGGCCGAGATCGACCGCAAGCGCGCGGAGGTGCGCAAGCGCATGGAGGAAGCTTCTAAGGCCAAGAAGGCGAAGAAGGGTTTCATGACCCCCGAAAGGAAGAAGAAGCTCAGG TTGCTGCTGCGTAAAAAAGCCGCAGAGGAACTGAAGAAGGAACAGGAGCGCAAAGCGGCCGAGAGGAGGCGCATCATTGAGGAGAGGTGTGGTAAACCCAAGAACATTGAAGATGCAAACGAAG ATGATCTTAGGAGGATTTGCAAAGAACATCACGATCGCATCAATCGCCTTGAAGACCAAAAGTATGACCTGGAATACATCGTTAAAAGAAAAGATATCGAG ATCTCCGACCTGAACTCCCAAGTCAATGACCTCAGAGGAAAATT CGTTAAACCTACACTCAAGAAGGTGTCCAAATACGAGAACAAATTCGCCAAGCTCCAGAAGAAGGCCGCCGAATTCAACTTCCGTAACCAGTTGAAGGTTGTCAAAAAGAAGGAGTTCACCCTTGAAGAAGAAGACAAAGAG aaaaaacCAGACTGGTCCAAGGGAAAACCCGGCGATCAGAAGGTAAAAGAGGAAGAGGTTGAGGCATGA
- the LOC133517155 gene encoding troponin I isoform X14, whose product MADDDAKKAKQAEIDRKRAEVRKRMEEASKAKKAKKGFMTPERKKKLRLLLRKKAAEELKKEQERKAAERRRIIEERCGKPKNIEDANEDDLRRICKEHHDRINRLEDQKYDLEYIVKRKDIEISDLNSQVNDLRGKFVKPTLKKVSKYENKFAKLQKKAAEFNFRNQLKVVKKKEFTLEEEDKEAKKAEKADWAIGKK is encoded by the exons ATGGCGGATGATGAT GCGAAGAAGGCCAAACAGGCCGAGATCGACCGCAAGCGCGCGGAGGTGCGCAAGCGCATGGAGGAAGCTTCTAAGGCCAAGAAGGCGAAGAAGGGTTTCATGACCCCCGAAAGGAAGAAGAAGCTCAGG TTGCTGCTGCGTAAAAAAGCCGCAGAGGAACTGAAGAAGGAACAGGAGCGCAAAGCGGCCGAGAGGAGGCGCATCATTGAGGAGAGGTGTGGTAAACCCAAGAACATTGAAGATGCAAACGAAG ATGATCTTAGGAGGATTTGCAAAGAACATCACGATCGCATCAATCGCCTTGAAGACCAAAAGTATGACCTGGAATACATCGTTAAAAGAAAAGATATCGAG ATCTCCGACCTGAACTCCCAAGTCAATGACCTCAGAGGAAAATT CGTTAAACCTACACTCAAGAAGGTGTCCAAATACGAGAACAAATTCGCCAAGCTCCAGAAGAAGGCCGCCGAATTCAACTTCCGTAACCAGTTGAAGGTTGTCAAAAAGAAGGAGTTCACCCTTGAAGAAGAAGACAAAGAG GCTAAGAAAGCGGAGAAGGCTGATTGGGCTATCGGCAAGAAGTAA